From Helicobacter macacae MIT 99-5501, a single genomic window includes:
- a CDS encoding inositol monophosphatase family protein produces MKFDELLQTSQFLMGCIKAGAKLAPILAKRDRAMFVRHSKGAGGDISIGADLLCEEEFGEALLGIASLDSEEGGLIKCRGESSDIIVLDPLDGSDNYLSNIPYYGASLALCDKDGSVKEACIMNFCSGEVFYDRADSKRDCKPSNTQNSLDEISLSYTKLHLFREEILHPKPIADDENTPPLQPPKCGIFERAYCNPSVVAKLHNHKVKFRSLGAGALSWAYCLEGRFLLLGGKSRRYDAKAGQFLARDLHIREIVDKNGAFFLLVSKYKEIFDMISGIVLD; encoded by the coding sequence ATGAAATTTGATGAGTTGCTACAAACAAGTCAATTTTTGATGGGCTGTATAAAAGCTGGAGCAAAGCTAGCCCCAATCCTTGCTAAAAGAGATAGGGCAATGTTTGTGCGACATAGCAAGGGAGCTGGAGGGGATATAAGTATCGGGGCGGATTTGCTGTGTGAGGAGGAGTTTGGGGAGGCACTGCTTGGCATTGCAAGCCTTGATTCTGAAGAGGGGGGGCTTATAAAATGCAGGGGGGAATCAAGTGATATTATCGTGCTAGACCCACTTGATGGCAGTGATAACTATCTCTCAAACATTCCATACTATGGTGCTTCTTTGGCACTTTGTGATAAAGATGGCAGCGTAAAAGAAGCGTGCATTATGAATTTTTGCAGTGGCGAGGTATTCTATGACAGGGCGGATTCTAAGCGGGATTGCAAACCCTCAAACACCCAAAATTCGCTAGATGAAATTTCTCTTTCATATACAAAACTTCATCTATTTAGAGAGGAGATTTTGCACCCAAAACCTATCGCCGATGATGAAAACACACCGCCGCTACAACCCCCAAAATGTGGAATCTTTGAGCGGGCGTATTGCAATCCTAGCGTGGTGGCAAAGCTACACAATCACAAGGTTAAATTCCGCTCACTAGGTGCGGGTGCGCTATCTTGGGCGTATTGCTTGGAGGGGAGATTTTTGCTTCTTGGTGGGAAAAGTAGGCGATATGATGCTAAAGCTGGGCAGTTTTTGGCTCGGGATTTGCATATCAGGGAAATAGTGGATAAAAATGGTGCGTTCTTTTTGCTTGTCAGCAAGTATAAGGAAATTTTTGATATGATTTCAGGGATTGTTTTGGACTAA
- a CDS encoding GNAT family N-acetyltransferase, whose product MQNQHIIHIRPMSIDDYEAVAHLWAHIEGFYIRSVDDSREGIERFLKRNPNLSVVAEITSQKDKQGHDLVLRGLALQSKDSKPKIVGSILCGHDGRYGSIYHACVHKDFRLQGIGKSMVAYALEGFKRECITSIALIAFSENLIGNAFWKTQGWDLRTNANRYELSLNTQNTLTKI is encoded by the coding sequence ATGCAAAATCAACACATTATCCATATCCGTCCTATGAGTATTGATGACTATGAAGCGGTGGCTCATTTGTGGGCGCATATTGAGGGGTTTTATATCCGCAGTGTAGATGACTCGCGTGAGGGGATAGAGAGATTTCTAAAGCGCAATCCAAATCTTAGCGTTGTCGCAGAAATAACAAGCCAAAAAGACAAGCAGGGGCACGATTTGGTGCTTAGAGGTTTGGCACTTCAAAGCAAAGATAGCAAACCAAAAATCGTAGGCTCTATCTTGTGTGGACACGATGGACGCTATGGAAGTATTTATCACGCCTGCGTGCATAAAGATTTCCGCTTGCAAGGTATCGGCAAATCTATGGTGGCTTACGCACTAGAGGGGTTTAAGAGGGAGTGTATCACTTCGATTGCGCTTATTGCCTTTAGCGAAAATCTAATCGGTAATGCCTTTTGGAAAACGCAGGGCTGGGATTTGCGAACAAATGCTAATCGCTATGAGCTAAGCCTAAACACACAAAACACACTTACAAAAATCTAA
- a CDS encoding HypC/HybG/HupF family hydrogenase formation chaperone — MCLAIPSKVISIDKSSNTATIETLGVSREASLDLMQDEVQVGEYVLLHIGYVMSKIDTQSALESIKLYEEIVASMDDDEYIDEQYDTAQKTQ, encoded by the coding sequence ATGTGTCTAGCTATCCCATCAAAAGTCATATCCATAGACAAATCTAGCAATACTGCTACCATAGAGACGCTAGGCGTTAGCCGTGAGGCAAGCCTAGATTTGATGCAAGATGAAGTCCAAGTGGGGGAATATGTGCTATTGCATATCGGCTATGTGATGAGCAAGATTGATACACAATCCGCGCTAGAATCCATAAAGCTATATGAGGAAATAGTAGCAAGTATGGACGATGATGAATACATAGATGAGCAATATGACACAGCACAAAAAACGCAATAA
- the hypB gene encoding hydrogenase nickel incorporation protein HypB, protein MKDNLTKSQNTTQSITMEVIQKVLSKNDKKALQMRELYAQDGLYVINLMSSAGSGKTTFLETLAESSTKSSDFGFAVIEGDLQTNRDADRLKAKGINAYQILTGEACHLDASMIEEAYHHLKSSNALDSVGYLFIENVGNLVCPASYNLGADINIVLLSTPEGDDKVLKYPTMFLCADALIISKADLIEHFSFDLERVKSDLAKLKKGIPIFLTSKNDIDSIQKVRTFIVECKMKGYHSKHKF, encoded by the coding sequence ATGAAAGACAATCTAACAAAATCTCAAAACACAACCCAAAGCATAACTATGGAAGTTATCCAAAAAGTGCTAAGCAAAAACGACAAAAAAGCCCTGCAAATGCGTGAGCTATACGCGCAAGATGGACTATATGTGATAAACCTTATGAGCTCTGCAGGCAGTGGAAAAACGACATTTTTAGAAACCCTTGCAGAATCTAGCACAAAATCTAGCGATTTTGGGTTTGCTGTTATTGAGGGAGATTTGCAGACAAATCGCGATGCTGATAGGCTAAAAGCAAAAGGCATAAACGCTTATCAAATCCTCACAGGCGAAGCCTGCCATCTAGATGCTAGTATGATAGAGGAGGCATATCATCATCTAAAATCTAGCAATGCCTTAGATAGCGTAGGCTATCTGTTTATCGAAAATGTCGGCAATCTCGTGTGTCCAGCGAGCTACAATCTCGGTGCGGATATAAATATCGTGCTTTTATCCACGCCAGAGGGCGATGACAAGGTGCTAAAGTATCCTACGATGTTTTTGTGTGCAGACGCGCTTATCATTTCCAAAGCAGACTTAATAGAGCATTTTAGCTTTGATTTGGAGCGGGTAAAGAGCGATTTGGCTAAGCTAAAAAAAGGCATTCCTATCTTTCTCACAAGCAAAAATGACATAGATTCTATCCAAAAAGTGCGCACTTTTATTGTGGAATGCAAAATGAAAGGGTATCATTCCAAACATAAGTTTTAG
- a CDS encoding DUF2147 domain-containing protein, with translation MKNYRHIGSGFWSGFGLVACFALGLGSASIAQTKECELGTKTKHYKTHIGKSGRQSIVEFFTKSNGSKTKIYAYGYANVDGSGPKKDIKNPNPKLRERVDKGAVFVYGLSKSADECVYEGGEVYNYDDGKTYYLKITIESNGNLSLRASLDKKGWLGESLTWTPLSQQDIAKYEGEKPDFSVVEESYSSLPSEFKP, from the coding sequence ATGAAAAATTACAGACATATAGGAAGTGGATTTTGGAGTGGCTTTGGGCTAGTGGCTTGCTTTGCTTTGGGGCTTGGCTCTGCTAGCATAGCTCAAACAAAAGAATGTGAGCTAGGCACTAAGACAAAGCACTACAAAACCCACATAGGCAAAAGCGGGCGTCAAAGTATCGTGGAGTTTTTCACAAAAAGCAATGGTAGCAAAACCAAAATCTACGCCTATGGCTATGCAAATGTCGATGGTAGCGGACCCAAAAAAGATATAAAAAACCCAAATCCAAAGCTAAGAGAGCGTGTGGATAAAGGTGCGGTGTTTGTCTATGGGCTATCAAAATCTGCTGATGAGTGTGTATATGAGGGTGGAGAGGTGTATAACTACGATGATGGCAAGACTTACTACCTAAAAATCACCATAGAATCTAATGGCAATCTATCACTAAGGGCAAGCCTAGATAAAAAGGGGTGGCTAGGGGAAAGCCTTACTTGGACGCCACTAAGCCAACAAGACATAGCTAAGTATGAGGGCGAAAAGCCAGATTTCTCCGTAGTCGAGGAGTCTTATAGTAGCTTGCCAAGTGAGTTTAAGCCATAA
- the hypD gene encoding hydrogenase formation protein HypD, whose translation MSSKDSTPNASASAFADASAKTSASLSTSLLLDGFRQKDAILALSKQIHKLAKNLKTPLKMMEVCGGHTHTLMRYGLKGLLPSNIECIHGPGCPVCVMPKSRINQAYTIAMQKDVILLTLGDMLKVPGSNGSLQDARAKGADVRFLYSPSQALQIALENPSKKVVFFAIGFETTTPMTAALLSRTIEAKCQNLFFHINHILVPPPLEAILDSKDCAINALIAPSHVSVITGAKIYKPLLEKYRIPIVVSGFEPVDMMQSIAMLASQANDIQTHNANPKLEVQYTRVVNMQGNQKAQELVNTFFEIAPSFEWRGLGEVSNSSLRLRKEYRAYDAMREFEEVLDFTPIADNKSCRCGDILRGVAKPLDCKVFGKSCIPSHPLGSCMVSSEGACAAYYKYGAC comes from the coding sequence ATGTCTAGCAAAGATTCTACTCCAAATGCTTCTGCAAGTGCCTTTGCAGACGCTTCTGCAAAAACTTCAGCCTCTTTAAGCACTTCTCTTTTGCTAGATGGATTTCGCCAAAAAGACGCCATTCTCGCCCTATCAAAGCAAATCCACAAACTAGCAAAAAATCTAAAAACTCCACTAAAAATGATGGAAGTGTGTGGAGGGCATACTCACACGCTTATGCGCTATGGGCTAAAGGGGCTTTTGCCAAGCAATATTGAGTGCATACACGGACCGGGCTGCCCTGTGTGTGTGATGCCAAAATCTCGCATAAACCAAGCATACACTATCGCTATGCAAAAAGATGTGATTCTGCTAACGCTTGGCGATATGCTAAAGGTCCCGGGGAGTAATGGCTCTCTCCAAGATGCCCGTGCCAAAGGCGCAGATGTGAGGTTTCTCTACTCGCCTAGCCAAGCCCTGCAAATCGCACTAGAAAATCCAAGCAAAAAAGTCGTGTTTTTTGCTATCGGATTTGAGACGACTACGCCTATGACTGCCGCACTGCTATCTCGCACCATAGAAGCAAAATGCCAAAATCTATTTTTTCATATAAATCATATCCTAGTCCCTCCACCGCTAGAAGCCATACTAGATTCCAAAGATTGCGCTATAAACGCGCTTATCGCTCCATCTCACGTAAGCGTCATCACAGGTGCGAAAATCTACAAACCATTGCTAGAGAAATATCGCATTCCAATTGTGGTAAGTGGCTTTGAGCCTGTGGATATGATGCAAAGTATCGCTATGCTAGCTAGCCAAGCAAATGACATACAAACCCACAATGCAAACCCAAAGCTAGAAGTGCAATACACTCGCGTAGTAAATATGCAGGGCAATCAAAAAGCACAAGAGCTAGTAAATACATTTTTTGAAATCGCGCCTAGCTTTGAGTGGAGGGGGCTAGGCGAAGTGTCAAACTCTAGCTTAAGATTGCGCAAAGAGTATCGTGCTTATGACGCGATGCGTGAGTTTGAAGAGGTTTTAGATTTTACCCCCATAGCAGATAACAAATCTTGTCGCTGTGGAGATATACTGCGCGGGGTGGCAAAGCCACTAGATTGCAAAGTGTTTGGCAAATCTTGTATCCCTAGCCACCCGCTAGGAAGCTGTATGGTAAGCTCTGAAGGGGCTTGCGCGGCTTATTATAAATATGGGGCGTGCTAG
- the argJ gene encoding bifunctional glutamate N-acetyltransferase/amino-acid acetyltransferase ArgJ, whose protein sequence is MNSSNLKNTSADSKNKNPNPQNNGSQNPAKNPPLTPSQIVQNLRSSNTKTTSTPEPNVAKSAPKSRTKSSTKPTPKTAPKSKPSTKSTTTFHLKPIKAKTNANTAANATKIPTKSTQKSIKDFAPKMRMLKKGLEILPSFEFAGIKAGVKYKDRLDMALLYSATPCVAAGVFTRNRVRAACVEYNIERLKDTPYFHSVIINAGNANACTGERGKKDCLESALSASIALDIDFHSTLLASTGVIGVPLPMPKIKKGILNLAKAKGSSEVCASNAAKAIMTTDTHQKQCALEFRSKNGSKIRLAGIAKGSGMIHPNMATLLGFVITDINISQKLLQKALKKVTKNTFNMISVDRDTSTNDMVLALSNKTAKNELIVDERSVDYKSFVQGIMMICDELSRQIAKDGEGASKLITASVQNAPSKRVARKLAKSIISSNLVKCAVYGNDANWGRILCAMGYAGVEFPKEKLDLKITSKGGEIIIMKNGQALQINEKKATRILGFDEVSIIADLKNTNSAKSAKAYGCDLTPQYISINADYRS, encoded by the coding sequence ATGAACTCATCAAATCTAAAAAATACTTCCGCAGATTCTAAAAACAAAAATCCTAATCCGCAAAATAATGGCTCACAAAATCCTGCAAAAAATCCACCTCTAACCCCTAGTCAAATAGTTCAAAATCTACGCTCTAGCAATACAAAAACGACAAGCACACCAGAGCCAAATGTAGCAAAATCCGCCCCAAAATCACGCACAAAATCTAGCACAAAGCCCACACCCAAAACCGCTCCAAAATCCAAACCAAGCACAAAATCCACCACGACATTTCATCTAAAGCCCATAAAAGCAAAAACCAATGCAAATACAGCTGCAAACGCCACAAAGATACCTACAAAATCCACCCAAAAATCTATCAAGGATTTTGCTCCAAAAATGCGAATGCTAAAAAAAGGCTTAGAAATCCTGCCCTCATTTGAGTTTGCAGGCATAAAAGCTGGCGTGAAGTATAAAGATAGGCTTGATATGGCACTACTTTATAGTGCTACTCCTTGTGTGGCTGCTGGGGTTTTCACGCGCAATAGGGTGCGGGCTGCCTGCGTAGAATACAACATAGAGCGACTAAAAGACACGCCCTACTTTCACTCTGTCATCATAAATGCAGGTAACGCAAATGCTTGCACGGGAGAGAGAGGCAAAAAAGACTGCTTAGAGAGTGCGCTAAGTGCGAGTATCGCGCTAGATATAGATTTTCACTCTACGCTTTTGGCTTCCACAGGGGTGATTGGCGTGCCTTTGCCAATGCCAAAAATAAAAAAAGGAATCCTAAACCTTGCCAAAGCAAAAGGCTCTAGTGAAGTTTGCGCTAGCAACGCAGCAAAAGCGATAATGACGACAGACACACACCAAAAGCAATGCGCGCTAGAGTTTAGAAGCAAAAATGGCTCAAAAATCCGCTTAGCTGGCATAGCCAAAGGTAGCGGAATGATACACCCAAATATGGCGACATTGCTTGGGTTTGTCATCACTGATATAAATATCTCTCAAAAACTCCTCCAAAAAGCCCTAAAAAAAGTAACCAAAAATACCTTTAATATGATAAGCGTGGATAGGGACACTTCGACAAATGATATGGTGCTAGCCCTTAGTAATAAAACTGCAAAAAATGAGCTTATAGTCGATGAGAGGAGCGTGGATTATAAGTCGTTTGTGCAAGGGATTATGATGATATGTGATGAGCTATCTCGCCAAATCGCAAAAGACGGCGAGGGAGCAAGCAAGCTAATCACTGCTAGCGTGCAAAATGCTCCAAGCAAGCGTGTAGCACGCAAGCTAGCAAAATCTATCATCAGCTCAAATCTTGTAAAGTGTGCGGTGTATGGCAATGATGCAAATTGGGGTAGAATCTTGTGTGCTATGGGATATGCGGGGGTTGAATTCCCAAAAGAAAAGCTAGATTTAAAAATCACAAGCAAAGGCGGGGAAATCATCATAATGAAAAATGGGCAAGCCTTGCAAATCAATGAAAAAAAAGCAACAAGGATTTTAGGATTTGATGAAGTAAGCATAATCGCTGATTTAAAAAACACAAATAGCGCAAAATCTGCAAAGGCTTATGGTTGTGATTTGACACCGCAATACATTTCGATAAATGCGGATTATCGCTCATAG
- the accD gene encoding acetyl-CoA carboxylase, carboxyltransferase subunit beta yields the protein MGFVDFLKNLKRDEERSAKDTSSHWVKCDKCGSLMYYKEVYEHGQVCPKCNHHFRISANERINLLCDDGSFVEFDKGLAPVDPLDFVDKESYKARVKKYTQKTGRPSSVIAGEGLIEKVPFQIVVFDFAFMGGSLGSVEGEKIVRAISRACEKKHSLLIVSTSGGARMQESTYSLMQMAKTSAALNRLSEHSLPFFSVLTDPTFGGVSASFAFLGDIIIAEPGAMIGFAGARVIKQTIGADLPEGFQTAEFLLEHGLIDMVVARGDLRKTLKDLSLYLNPYGYENPALHHI from the coding sequence ATGGGTTTTGTAGATTTTCTAAAAAACCTCAAACGCGATGAAGAAAGAAGTGCTAAAGATACTTCAAGCCATTGGGTAAAATGCGACAAATGCGGCTCGCTAATGTATTATAAAGAAGTCTATGAGCACGGACAAGTATGCCCCAAATGCAATCATCACTTTAGAATTTCGGCAAATGAAAGAATCAATCTACTTTGCGATGATGGGAGTTTTGTAGAATTTGATAAGGGGTTAGCCCCTGTTGACCCGCTTGATTTTGTCGATAAAGAAAGCTACAAGGCAAGAGTAAAAAAATACACCCAAAAAACAGGGCGTCCTAGCTCTGTCATAGCAGGCGAGGGCTTGATAGAAAAAGTCCCTTTTCAAATCGTAGTATTTGATTTTGCGTTTATGGGAGGGAGCTTGGGCTCGGTAGAGGGAGAGAAAATCGTCCGAGCGATAAGTAGGGCGTGTGAGAAAAAGCACTCATTGCTTATCGTATCTACAAGCGGTGGAGCCAGAATGCAAGAATCCACTTACTCGCTTATGCAAATGGCAAAGACTTCTGCTGCGCTAAATCGCTTAAGCGAGCATTCATTGCCGTTTTTTTCTGTGCTTACAGACCCGACTTTTGGTGGGGTGAGTGCTAGTTTTGCATTTTTGGGGGATATTATCATTGCAGAGCCCGGAGCGATGATAGGCTTTGCAGGAGCAAGAGTGATTAAGCAAACTATCGGTGCGGATTTGCCAGAGGGCTTTCAGACGGCGGAATTTTTGCTTGAACACGGGCTTATTGATATGGTGGTAGCACGAGGCGATTTGCGCAAGACGCTAAAAGATTTGAGTTTGTATCTCAATCCTTATGGCTATGAAAATCCTGCTTTACACCATATCTAA
- the dksA gene encoding RNA polymerase-binding protein DksA, translating to MPHKKCAKQNTKRQTKTKFREFENILEIRHKSLLEILDSRNGNIKDLHSSALKDDSDLAVAHIQGQLDCLIIEKYALELQEVESSLQKIADGTYGICEMCDDEISTDRLRAKPHARYCIDCREVYEKSQRVAKNEKANDDKAAKSVAKSW from the coding sequence ATGCCACACAAAAAGTGCGCAAAACAGAATACAAAACGCCAAACAAAAACGAAGTTTAGGGAATTTGAAAATATTTTGGAAATTAGACATAAAAGTCTATTAGAGATTTTGGATTCTAGAAATGGTAATATCAAAGATTTGCACTCTAGTGCGCTAAAAGATGATAGCGATTTGGCAGTAGCGCATATTCAAGGGCAGCTTGATTGTCTCATTATTGAAAAATATGCTTTAGAATTGCAAGAGGTAGAGAGCTCGTTGCAAAAGATTGCAGATGGCACTTATGGGATTTGTGAAATGTGTGATGATGAGATAAGCACAGATAGACTGCGTGCTAAGCCTCACGCGCGATATTGTATCGACTGCCGTGAAGTCTATGAGAAATCCCAAAGAGTAGCCAAAAATGAAAAAGCAAATGATGATAAGGCAGCTAAGTCTGTGGCGAAGTCTTGGTAA
- the argC gene encoding N-acetyl-gamma-glutamyl-phosphate reductase codes for MIKVGILGASGYSANELVRLLVAHPQAQIIWLGSQSFDGKPYTRAYQNFFEILPLECINGENLTKLAKQIDVLFCATPHNFCAKILDEGILDCAKVIDLSADFRLENPSVFEQWYHAPHSNPNLLKEAVYGLCELNREQIKSARLIANPGCYPTCATLALAPLLSSKSKLDKHSAKLSKKIDISSILIDAKSGVSGAGRGVKVDTLFCEVNENFKAYSIASHRHTPEIEQTLSKLAKEPITLSFTPHLVPMNRGIFATIYASPSEDFARELHKADSPKNLLTQVYKDFYEGERFVRILEADMSAQTRWVEGSNFVDIAPYFDTRTNRIIITATLDNLIKGAAGQAVQNMNLLFGISERTGLESVPLFP; via the coding sequence ATGATAAAAGTGGGGATTTTGGGTGCGAGTGGATATAGCGCAAATGAGCTTGTAAGGCTTTTGGTCGCACACCCACAAGCACAGATTATCTGGCTTGGCTCTCAAAGTTTTGATGGCAAGCCCTACACAAGAGCGTATCAAAACTTTTTTGAAATCCTGCCTTTGGAGTGCATAAATGGGGAAAATCTAACAAAGCTTGCTAAGCAAATTGATGTGCTTTTTTGTGCGACACCGCATAATTTTTGTGCCAAGATTTTAGATGAGGGCATACTAGATTGCGCTAAAGTGATTGATTTGAGTGCGGATTTTCGATTGGAAAATCCAAGTGTTTTTGAGCAGTGGTATCACGCTCCCCATAGCAATCCAAATCTACTAAAAGAAGCTGTATATGGGCTTTGTGAGCTAAATAGAGAACAAATCAAATCCGCTAGGCTAATTGCAAATCCGGGCTGCTATCCTACTTGTGCTACTTTAGCCCTAGCTCCGCTTCTATCCTCAAAATCAAAACTTGATAAACATAGCGCGAAACTTAGTAAAAAGATAGATATTTCTAGCATACTCATAGATGCAAAATCTGGCGTATCAGGTGCGGGCAGAGGAGTAAAAGTCGATACGCTTTTTTGCGAGGTGAATGAAAACTTCAAAGCCTACTCTATCGCTTCTCATCGCCACACACCTGAAATCGAGCAAACTCTCTCAAAACTAGCAAAAGAGCCAATCACGCTTAGCTTCACTCCTCATTTAGTGCCGATGAATCGCGGGATATTTGCCACAATCTATGCTTCGCCAAGTGAAGATTTTGCAAGAGAGCTACACAAAGCAGATTCTCCTAAAAACTTGCTAACACAAGTTTATAAAGATTTTTATGAGGGGGAAAGATTTGTGCGGATTTTGGAAGCGGATATGAGTGCGCAAACGCGCTGGGTAGAGGGGAGTAATTTTGTCGATATTGCGCCGTATTTTGACACTCGCACAAACCGCATAATCATCACTGCTACGCTAGATAACCTCATCAAAGGTGCAGCTGGGCAAGCTGTGCAAAATATGAATTTACTCTTTGGGATTAGTGAGCGCACAGGGCTTGAATCTGTGCCACTTTTTCCATAA
- a CDS encoding 23S rRNA (pseudouridine(1915)-N(3))-methyltransferase RlmH, with translation MTPLEWHYQKLCQTFNASVCVESIFNTDIDSAHKVAHKHNKSQKWQNQKLKRAQNSQQNKSASLAQATYTKAFSPLLGTKADSIALHPRGMKLDSIQFSQLVDSVRQSKADLRFFIAGPYGFDDEFISKTSAISLSDLTFSHKIVRVVLLEQIYRALSIIHHHPYHK, from the coding sequence ATGACACCGCTAGAGTGGCATTATCAAAAGCTATGCCAAACATTTAATGCAAGCGTGTGTGTAGAATCAATATTTAACACCGACATAGATAGTGCTCACAAAGTCGCTCACAAGCACAACAAAAGCCAAAAATGGCAAAATCAAAAACTAAAAAGAGCGCAAAATTCACAGCAAAACAAAAGTGCAAGCCTAGCTCAAGCGACATATACAAAAGCCTTTAGCCCGCTACTTGGGACAAAGGCGGATTCTATCGCACTTCACCCTAGAGGAATGAAACTTGATAGCATTCAGTTCTCACAGCTTGTCGATAGCGTGAGGCAGTCTAAAGCGGATTTGCGTTTTTTTATCGCGGGTCCTTATGGATTTGATGATGAGTTTATCTCCAAAACAAGTGCGATTAGCCTTAGTGATTTGACATTCTCACACAAAATCGTTCGCGTTGTTTTGCTAGAGCAAATCTATCGTGCTCTAAGCATTATCCACCACCACCCATACCACAAATAA
- a CDS encoding glutamate-5-semialdehyde dehydrogenase yields MQNPQNASAIRAALANLKDSSYDLERAGAKARNATLKTIASLLESKREQIKKANALDIAQAQKNGLSPALIERLRLDDKQIDSMIASVLEIEAQSEVIGEVLGGGVRPSGINITKVAVPLGVVAIIYESRPNVTIDAAALCIKSGNGALLKGGKEASHSNEILGDILKEALSVCGINKECILILTPKSAQDILKSSLDFTQNTAQDLANNLEQDSSQNLMQSIMIEVMHSREFIDLLIPRGGRGLIKFVLEHSKVPVIFHEAGVCHAYIDKDIDEVGEKYALDICQNAKITRPSACNALECALVHRQVASKILPSLVERLGKSGVEMRVCQKGLEILESLEFAREFKDFIKPAKQDDFGREFGELILAIKVVESIEEALAHIAKYGSKHSEIIITQSLQTSQYFVANVDASAVFVNASSRFNDGGEFGLGAEIGISTQKLHARGPMGAKDLTTTKYIVQGNGSVRL; encoded by the coding sequence ATGCAAAATCCACAAAATGCTAGTGCTATACGCGCAGCACTAGCAAATCTAAAAGATTCTAGCTATGATTTAGAGCGCGCTGGTGCAAAAGCTAGAAATGCCACGCTAAAAACCATAGCTAGCCTCCTAGAATCCAAAAGAGAGCAGATAAAAAAAGCAAATGCCCTAGACATAGCACAAGCACAAAAAAATGGGCTATCTCCCGCGCTTATTGAGCGACTTAGGCTTGATGATAAGCAGATAGATTCTATGATAGCTTCTGTGCTTGAGATAGAAGCACAAAGCGAAGTCATAGGCGAGGTTTTGGGCGGGGGTGTGCGCCCTAGTGGGATAAATATCACAAAAGTAGCTGTCCCACTTGGCGTGGTGGCAATCATATATGAATCTCGCCCAAATGTAACCATAGACGCAGCCGCTCTTTGTATCAAGTCTGGCAATGGCGCACTACTAAAGGGAGGCAAAGAAGCAAGCCATTCAAATGAGATTTTGGGTGATATACTAAAAGAAGCGTTGAGTGTGTGTGGCATAAACAAAGAGTGCATACTGATACTAACCCCCAAATCAGCCCAAGACATACTAAAATCTAGCCTAGATTTTACACAAAATACTGCGCAAGATTTAGCAAACAATTTAGAGCAAGATTCTAGCCAAAATCTTATGCAAAGCATTATGATAGAAGTAATGCACTCTAGGGAATTTATAGACTTGCTGATTCCGCGCGGCGGGAGAGGGCTTATAAAGTTTGTGTTGGAGCATTCAAAAGTCCCTGTGATATTTCACGAAGCGGGTGTCTGCCACGCATACATAGATAAAGACATCGATGAAGTGGGCGAAAAATATGCCCTAGATATTTGCCAAAATGCCAAAATCACGCGCCCTAGTGCTTGCAATGCGCTAGAGTGCGCCCTAGTGCATAGACAAGTCGCTAGCAAGATTTTGCCAAGCCTTGTAGAGAGGCTAGGAAAAAGTGGCGTAGAAATGAGAGTGTGTCAAAAGGGATTAGAGATTTTAGAGTCTTTGGAGTTTGCTAGGGAGTTTAAGGATTTTATAAAGCCTGCCAAGCAAGATGATTTTGGCAGGGAGTTTGGAGAACTTATCCTAGCTATAAAGGTAGTAGAATCCATAGAAGAAGCCCTAGCTCATATCGCCAAATACGGCTCAAAGCATAGCGAAATCATCATCACCCAAAGCCTACAAACTAGCCAATATTTTGTGGCAAATGTCGATGCGAGCGCGGTATTTGTCAATGCCTCAAGTCGCTTCAATGACGGAGGGGAGTTTGGGCTAGGTGCAGAAATCGGTATAAGCACCCAAAAACTCCACGCACGCGGACCTATGGGCGCAAAAGATTTAACCACCACCAAGTATATCGTGCAGGGCAATGGAAGTGTCCGCTTGTGA